A stretch of Flavobacterium sp. N2270 DNA encodes these proteins:
- a CDS encoding HNH endonuclease — MSIKVKTRKILWSKSGNRCAICKKHLVQKFDITDANFIVGEECHIISSKENGPRGKVTKLSDYDDNSNLILLCANDHKLIDDFPETFTYEILVNLKKNHEKWIENAIEKDLQEYLRSTNNLEILDEIKNHVQLDIIIKNTHFHFFDSSSITDTNLSIEVSEFFDNLRDLSDIYSDIEIADKTKYLIDHIKQINKFNESGIRFFGKDLIREYKFLNNPKENYKVAMIVAFNPEIKPESIKNEKLTVKIPDDFVPTF, encoded by the coding sequence ATGTCAATAAAAGTCAAAACTCGAAAGATATTATGGTCCAAATCTGGAAACAGATGTGCTATTTGCAAAAAACATTTGGTACAGAAATTTGATATTACTGATGCGAATTTTATTGTAGGTGAAGAATGTCACATTATTTCTTCAAAAGAAAATGGCCCAAGAGGAAAAGTCACAAAATTGAGCGATTATGATGATAACAGTAATCTAATTTTACTTTGCGCAAATGACCATAAATTAATTGATGATTTTCCTGAAACGTTCACATATGAGATATTGGTAAATCTCAAAAAAAATCATGAAAAATGGATTGAAAATGCAATCGAAAAAGATTTACAAGAATATTTAAGAAGTACTAATAATTTAGAAATTCTAGATGAGATAAAAAATCATGTACAATTAGATATAATAATAAAAAATACTCATTTTCACTTCTTTGACTCAAGTTCAATAACTGATACAAATTTGTCTATTGAAGTAAGCGAATTTTTCGATAATCTAAGAGATTTATCAGACATATATTCAGATATAGAGATTGCGGACAAAACAAAATATTTAATTGACCATATAAAGCAGATAAATAAATTTAATGAATCCGGAATACGCTTTTTTGGTAAAGACTTAATTCGAGAATATAAGTTTTTAAATAATCCAAAAGAGAATTACAAGGTAGCAATGATTGTGGCATTTAATCCAGAGATAAAACCTGAATCAATTAAAAACGAAAAATTGACAGTAAAAATTCCTGATGATTTTGTTCCAACATTTTAA
- a CDS encoding DNA topoisomerase IV subunit B gives MLEQNQYTEDNIRSLDWKEHIRMRPGMYIGKLGDGSSPDDGIYILLKEVMDNCIDEFVMGAGKTIEVTIKEKMVTVRDYGRGIPLGKVVDVVSKMNTGGKYDSKAFKKSVGLNGVGTKAVNALSNYFRVESVRDNQQKAAEFSAGNLTLDEEVTETTKRKGTKVSFIADELIFKNYKYRNEYIIKMLKNYCYLNRGLTIVYNGEKYVSENGLKDLLDENISEEDMVYPIIHLEGDDIEVAITHSKTQYSEEYHSFVNGQNTTQGGTHLSAFREAIVKAIKEFYNKNFEASDIRKSIVSAVSVKVEEPVFESQTKTKLGSTDIGPDGPTVRTFVNDFIKVKLDNFLHKNPEVAEALQRKILQAERERKELSGIRKLAKDRAKKANLHNKKLRDCRVHLTDAKNPRSLESTLFITEGDSASGSITKSRDVNTQAVFSLRGKPLNSYGMSKKIVYENEEFNLLQAALNIEEDMGDLRYNNIVIATDADVDGMHIRLLLITFFLQFFPELIKDGHLYILQTPLFRVRNKKETIYCYSDEERVNAIEKLKPKPEITRFKGLGEISPDEFKFFIGEDIRLDPVMLDKGTTIEKLLEFYMGKNTPDRQEFIINNLKVELDVIDKE, from the coding sequence ATGTTAGAGCAAAATCAATATACCGAAGACAATATACGTTCGCTCGATTGGAAAGAGCACATCCGTATGCGTCCCGGAATGTACATTGGAAAGTTAGGAGACGGTTCGTCACCAGATGATGGTATTTATATTCTTCTTAAAGAAGTTATGGATAACTGTATCGATGAATTCGTTATGGGAGCTGGTAAAACTATTGAAGTAACCATAAAAGAAAAAATGGTTACCGTTCGCGATTATGGTCGTGGAATTCCATTAGGTAAAGTGGTCGATGTAGTTTCTAAAATGAATACCGGTGGTAAGTACGACTCTAAAGCCTTCAAAAAATCGGTAGGATTAAATGGAGTAGGTACAAAAGCCGTAAACGCACTTTCTAATTACTTTCGTGTAGAATCGGTTCGTGATAACCAACAAAAAGCAGCCGAATTTTCAGCAGGTAATTTAACCTTAGATGAAGAAGTTACAGAAACTACAAAACGTAAAGGAACAAAGGTTTCTTTCATTGCCGATGAATTAATTTTTAAAAATTATAAGTATCGTAATGAGTACATCATTAAAATGCTTAAAAATTACTGTTACTTAAATCGTGGTTTAACGATTGTTTATAACGGTGAGAAATATGTTTCAGAAAACGGATTAAAAGATTTACTAGACGAAAACATTTCGGAAGAAGATATGGTTTACCCAATTATTCATCTTGAAGGGGATGATATTGAAGTAGCCATTACGCATAGTAAAACGCAATACTCAGAAGAATACCATTCTTTTGTAAACGGACAAAACACTACTCAAGGTGGAACGCATTTAAGTGCTTTTCGTGAAGCAATTGTAAAAGCAATTAAAGAATTTTACAATAAGAATTTTGAAGCTTCAGATATTCGTAAATCGATAGTTTCTGCAGTTTCGGTTAAGGTTGAAGAACCTGTTTTTGAATCGCAAACCAAAACCAAATTAGGTTCTACCGATATTGGTCCAGATGGTCCAACGGTTCGAACTTTCGTAAATGACTTTATCAAAGTAAAACTCGACAATTTCTTGCATAAAAATCCTGAAGTTGCCGAAGCTTTACAACGTAAAATTTTACAAGCAGAGCGCGAACGTAAAGAATTATCTGGCATTCGTAAGTTGGCTAAAGATAGAGCGAAGAAAGCTAATTTACATAACAAAAAATTACGCGATTGCCGTGTACATTTAACAGATGCCAAAAATCCAAGAAGTTTGGAAAGCACACTTTTTATTACCGAGGGAGATTCAGCTTCGGGTTCAATTACTAAAAGTCGTGATGTAAATACACAAGCGGTTTTTAGTTTACGTGGTAAGCCTTTAAATTCGTACGGAATGTCTAAAAAGATTGTGTACGAAAACGAAGAATTCAACTTATTGCAAGCGGCGCTTAACATTGAAGAAGATATGGGCGATTTGCGTTACAATAATATCGTTATCGCAACAGATGCCGATGTCGATGGAATGCACATTCGTTTGTTATTGATTACGTTTTTCTTGCAATTTTTTCCAGAGTTAATCAAAGACGGACATTTGTATATTTTACAAACGCCATTGTTCCGTGTACGAAATAAAAAGGAAACCATTTATTGTTATAGTGATGAAGAGCGAGTAAATGCTATTGAAAAACTAAAACCAAAACCAGAAATTACTCGATTTAAAGGACTTGGAGAAATTTCACCCGATGAATTTAAGTTTTTCATTGGCGAAGATATTCGATTAGATCCTGTAATGTTAGATAAAGGAACAACGATTGAAAAATTATTGGAATTCTATATGGGTAAAAATACACCCGACAGACAAGAGTTCATCATCAATAATTTGAAAGTGGAATTAGATGTAATTGATAAAGAGTAG